Genomic window (Sorghum bicolor cultivar BTx623 unplaced genomic scaffold, Sorghum_bicolor_NCBIv3 super_119, whole genome shotgun sequence):
CAACTGTTCCTCGAGCCGCTCTCCCTGCTGCAGCTGCGGCTGCTCCTCCTGCAGCGGCTGCCCCTGCGCCTCTTGCAGCAGTCCCCCCTGCAGGCGACTCTGTTcctcttttttcttcttctccttactTACACCCTTCCTCTTCCTTTTTCCTCCTCTCCTCGATGGAGTGAAGCCCGATAGGCCATGGCATCCGTTTCCCAGCAAGAGAGGCCTCGACTTCCTTGTCCGTAGTGCGAGCGTCCTTCGAAAGCATATCGCCATCAGACCCGtcactgatggtgatggggtcaCCCACATCCCCAGattggggaggctcgggggctccccccTGGCCCTAGGGACGAGGCGTCTCGACCCACCCCGGTGATGACAAGGCGGTTCCAGAGACGTCGCCTCCCTCCGACAGACAAGGCGGGGTCTCCTCTACATCCGCTGATGGTCGAGGGGTTTAGCGCTAGACCGATCCGACTCCGGAACCACGAAAAGAAGAATAAATTACTCACCCGAGCCCCTAGAGACCGCCCCACCTTAAGcttcttggccatcgagggttgGGCCTGTTCCAATGGCCTCTTTAACCTAGGAAAAGGGGGAATAGCTTAAGAGAAACAGAAACCAACAGGGGCACAAGGCATCAGAAACAAAAATTACAACGTGTAAATCTTACCCCACGGGAAGAACAACCGCCTACCGGTCCCTCGACCAGCcatcctcgagccaccccgcgttgaGACCCCGGGCTTCTCCTAGGCAGGCGCGGGCCTCGGCTCCACGCCTCCCACGTGGCGAGCGCCGGGGCTAGTGCTCCCACGGCCTCCTTCCCTCTGACTTGAAGCCGCCACGGCGGCGCGGCCGCGGGTCAATGGCCCCGTCGCCATGGTCTTAACCCAGTGGCCCACTCCGGACGTTGGAGGGGGTTGCGGTGGGGAAACGGACTGGCCCCGTGCAGACACAGGAGGACTCTCGGCACGGGAGCGGCGCGGCGACGCCTCCTTTTGTTGTCCGTCACGAGCGCCGGCTGATGACTTCTTGGAAGCCCCCAACCACGAAGTATCGGCATCGACTCGTGGCGGGTCTTCAAGGATTCTGTCGAGGCGAGCTGCCATCCCCACGGAGTCGTCGCTATCGTCGTCGCCCTCGTTCCNNNNNNNNNNNNNNNNNNNNNNNNNNNNNNNNNNNNNNNNNNNNNNNNNNNNNNNNNNNNNNNNNNNNNNNNNNNNNNNNNNNNNNNNNNNNNNNNNNNNCTCAAGATCGACGTCGTcatcctttaccggaggccttgaGGACTGAGCGTCGATCGATCCCCTGTCCGAGCAAGTGTAAGTCTCGGGGAAGATCAGAAAGGTCAAAAACCGAGTAACAgcgtgatgcgaacccgctagggtttttgcccgatcttttgatgagcgacggggataactcgattggtggatggagatgacgttcacggcctgactacagccctcaagaccgcgccttagcaaccgatacaccacgtccagtagccgtcacgatcttgtggagcgcgacaaccagcccctagggctcccgtcctgcaagcaatcgaagaactagcaagaacgaggaaacaagcactgaatttgcaagatgaattgaaggtttcaaactgaatcttaatcaacaatggggttccgaagacaaggagacgggcggctgatcctgcacgtgcgcctacaagcaagtagcgaaggctaaacttgatctaaacaaaacccagttgttcatggcggctctagatgtaaataaatagaggtgaggacgaccaaaggggtgctagagtcgtcctccaaccctaggacacgtccctaatggactcaacttgatacatgggccattggtccaaaatagggtgacgcagcaccaaaacagaaaaaggtgtcggcacgaaaacaaggactgcgcccgactcataagctgcatagatatgtggttggacccattggaaagtagacttcatgagctttccaacaagtataggaacgtcccagttggagtccatatgacgccgtggtgatccatacaagttagagttattttccagtccgaatccaactcccaaaacgtgttgggtttggactctttgtttccttgctttagaagcgacgtggtaacttgatagaggatgttgtggaggcttggacctgatctccaatcacctttgttaagttatcactcttcccatatgcaatcaacccttgaagttggtgttgcctcaaattctgaatgcagttgaaccttcccttgctgatcttgtccattattcctgagcaacacgaaagtgcacgtgtctccattgtctaaatatgattgacaagagtttaaaactgaacttacttgaaggttgagttgacgaacacgagcacgagtaagaggaccagctataggttgtgtcggagaggatgtaggaccagctatgggttgtgtcggagaggatgtaggaccagctcttgtgtcggagaggatgtaggagaggatgtatcgctggtgttgatgtcctcatcacagcGATAAGAAGAACTCACCAGGACGCAGTGCCCTCCTCGAGCTTCATGGGGAAGCTGTTGACATGCTTGGGCTGAAAATCGCCGGCAACAGCCGCCCTGACCCTGGCGGCAACCTCCTTGTCCGCAagcgcctcgttggacatctggcatgcctcgaggtcgcgagacgagacgccgagacccatctcgtccattcTCATCAACGGGAGTACCCGTCGATGGTGGACCGTCGAGAGAACGAGCGCAGCAGTCAGACCTTTCTCGTGCAGcatcttcatggcgtcgaggatggGGCAGAGCCGCGACTGAAGGGTCTTGACGACATCGTAGTTCCAGTTCTTCGGGTgctccgagatcaagcgccCGGTGTAGGCAGGGAAGAGGTCATCGTCGTTACgaaggtagaaccattgggaattCCATTGGGTGTGGTTCGACGTCAGCCCAATCGGGATGTACTCTCGAGGCTCCTCCGCCTGGCTTGTCTTCTGCACTAGGTTAAGGCAGCCGGCCCGCActggcttcctcacccctgtggcTGCACTAGGGGCGTGGAAGAGCTCGCCTCGGTAAAGACGGAGCCACAGGTcctagtgcggcatcatcccaagTAGGCTTCACACACCACGGCAAAAATCACCgcgcggtgatggcgttcggcgtgaagtgctggagctccacaccgtagtggtggcagagcacccgcatgaagcggcttgggggaGAGCTGAGGCCATGGCGATGAAatttggcgaaggagaccacgtaCCCTTTAGGTGGTctcggctcccggtggtccaccGCCGGCGCAATCCACTCTGGCCGCGATGAAGAAGTACgggggcgcaggagtccctccttctcgagaTCCATCAACCGACGGTCCGTCATGGACGACGGGCGCCAATCGTCAAGGGCGACAAGTTTCACCGGCATCATGGCGGAAGGAGAAAGGCGGCTCTGCTGTTGCGTGCTCGAGGGTGCGTTGCGAGTCAAGAGGGTGAGGAGAGTGAAGGCGGGAGCAATGGTGGAAAGCAAAAGGGGTAGCAGCCAAGGGATCCAGCGATATTTATAGATGCCCAACTCTAACCAGTGGATCCGACGAATACGGTAACCTCCctagtaaatgcgccgcctaacggtcttatTGCTCCTCCTGACAGGACGCTATGGATTCCACAACGGCACAGTGCTACAACGTCTCcctcctaaaaaggcgcgcccaacgggcaaggaAACAAACCGCCACGGCTCTTCCCCTACAACATAAAGTAGGCGCGCACCacaatgaaaacctcgagggaGCGCAGACCGGCACGCTAGACGGGCTCGACGGTCGCCCTtgagtaccagagtcagggatgcccggtGAGGGGTCGAAAACGAGGCCTGCCTCGAAAACTCACTGGGGATATCCAAGGCAAGGGCAGGAGGGTCGAGACGAATCCCCacggagggaggcatcgagccgctggactctgtcgaatgagaccagtaacCTCGACCGCATTAGCCCTGCTTTGATGAGAATGCCTCCGGGCTGTAGCCGACCCTCCCGAACGGGGcacgggttctcacttggattacccgataGGAACTCATCCTGGGGTGGTGACGCTCACTCCACTGGGAGTATGTCACGACCCCAGCCTCGAAAAGGCAAAACCGGCCAGCAAGGGCCCAAAGCCCCGCTTCAAGAACAGACGACTTTTGGAGAAAGGGGAAATCAGAAGCAATCCCATTAGAAAAAGCAGTATAGCCCTCGATGGAGTCAAAGACcccccaagggctcgggggctacccccgcgggggtcgCGCGTGTGACTCCCATGGAAACCCGACCGACAAAAGAGCCTCTACTCGAGTGCAAGCGCTTGAGCAGAGACtcaggggctactgtcgagggtgtcagtaaggggtaccctaacgaACGCTCATAACAAAAGGATCCACACATAAGTCGAGGACCTAACTCGACGCCCCTGCTTACACACATAATCAATAAAGCTCGATGTCGACtatagcctcgaacacggaaacaaGGTCGTGCGAATCGACAGAGGCTCGATTAAATGACgatcgtcgaatacggaagtggCTCAGGCGAATCGACAGGCCTCGAGCGTAAAGGCGCTGTCCGCCGCCTGTCGCGGGTATGGGAggcagggcatttaatgcacctggcaCGCTCTCAcataacccgacagtcacggaaacgtgatagggaacaagcatccGTCCAATCCCCACTTTTCGTAGCTTTATCCCCCAAATAAACGAGAGTACAACCCAGCACAGTGTGACAGCTGAGATGTCACATCACGGCATCCCTCGAGGCACCCAGAGTCAGCGCATCGCTCAACGACGCCATCCGCTGTACCAGACCCTCGAGTGAATACGTTCCTTCCCAGGGAAGGGTCAGGCAATGaaagtcagcgcttcaaccacTCTTACCACTGCCACGATGTACAGGCACTCTCGCACCTAAGCCAATCCGAGACGATGTACAGGAGCCAAACCTAGAAGCACACgcaatcatcaccaaagtacccagtaacaagacggctcgaagccacgccggtacggaggcctcgagtagatcAGCGCGCCACGCCCCTATCGAGCCTTACTCTATTGCCTACAACTTGTAACCtgggtctccccttggaactataaaaggggacaccGAGGAAGTGATACAGGGAGAGAGACACACGTAGAACAACCTTCCATACATCACTACCATCTAGGACATAGAATCCTTAGCAACATtcgcctgtattcacccctgtacaagcacttaggtgcaagataatagaagatctcctcccccgctggacgtagggccttctcttgcccgaaccaggataaatctctgtgtcattcttgcatcaccatttggGAGAGGGaacacgcacacaaattcacacgttggtgttaccccccggggtcaaaacaccgacatatcttgcatcaagattagcactatctctgaacagacccaaccgaacttccacttgagcctcttcacctatgagtaccatcgggtgcgtctaaaatggtttcttagcctatggtgcattaggcgcaaatcgtgtacatatcttgcaccgaaactaacactatctctaaacggaccgaagcgagattccatatgacacatgtcataaaggagttccattgggtgtgtccaaattgatttcaaagaatattgtatgttccatgcaaacccatcacctatcttgcataaagattagcactatctctaaactgatcgaaccgagcttccacttgagcctattcacccagtagtaccaacaggtgcatccaaaatggtttcttagactatgttgcattaggcgcaaaccgtgcacatatcttgcattgaaactaacactgtctctaaatagaccgaagcgagattccatatgacacatcatcgaggagttctatcggatgcatccaaattgatttctgagcatatggtcctttccatgcaaaccgtgaatctatcttgcatcaagattagcactatctcaaaacagaccaaaccaagcttttacttgagccctttacctaatagtaccatcaggtgcgtccaaaatttttcttagcctatggtgcattaggtgcaaaccgtacacctatcttgcaccgaaactaacactctctctaaacagaccgaagcgagattccatatgacacacgtcatctaggagtcccattaggtgcgtccaaactaatttctaagcatttggtatgttccatgcaaactgtgcaactatgttgcatcaagattagctctatctccaaacagacagaactgagcttccacttgagcctcttcacccaggagtaccaacaggtgcgtccaaaatggtttcttagactatggtgcattaggagcaaactgtgcacctatcttgcattgaaactaacaatgtctctaaatagactgaagcgagattacatttgacacacgtcatcaaggagttccattgggtgcgtccaaattgatttttgagcatatggtatgttccttgcaaaccgtggacctatcttgcatcaattttagcacaatctccaaacagaccgaaccgagcttccacttgagcctctttatctaggagtacaaacaggtgcgtccaaaatggtttcttagactatggtggatTAGGTAcatactgtgcacctatcttgcactgaaactaacattgtctccaaacgaaccgaagcgagattccatatgacacacgtcatctaggagttccatcgggtgcatccaaattgattctaagcatatggtacgttccatgcaaactatgcaactatcttgcatcaagattagcactatctccgaacagaccaaatcgagctttcacttgagctcctttacctatgagtaccatcgggtgcatccaaaatggtttcgtagcctatgctgcattaggtgcaaaccgtgcacctatcttgcaccgaaactaacactatctccaaatagactaaagcgagattccatatgacacacgtcatctaggagttccattgggtgcatccaaattgatttccaagcatatggtatgtttcatgcaaaccgtttacttatcttgcatcaagattagcactgtgtCCAAATCGATCGaactaagctttcacttgagcctgttcacccaGGTGTatgaacaggtgcatccaaaatggtttcttaaactatggtgcattagttgcaaactgtgcacctatcttgcacggcaacaaacactatctccaaatgaaccgaagcgagattcaatatgacatacgtcatcaaggagttccatcgggtgcgttcaaattgatttccaagcatatggtatgttccatgcaaaccgtgcaactatcttgcatcaagattagcactatctccgaacagacccaACCGAACTTCCAcacgagcctcttcacctatgagtaccatcgggtgcgtctaaaatggtttcttagcctatgatgcattaggcgcaaaccatgcacatatattgcaccgaaactaacacttctctaaacggaccaaagtgagattccatatgacacacgtcatcaaggagttccatcaggtgtgtccaaattgatttcaaagaatattgtatgttccatgcaaacccatcacctatcttgcataaatattagcactatctccaaacagatcgaaccgagcttccacctgAGCCTATTCACCCAGAAGTTCCAACAggttcgtccaaaatggtttcttagaccatgttgcattaggcgcataccgtgcacatatcttgcatcgaaactaacactatctctaaacagaccgaagcgagattccatatgacacacatcatcgaggagttccatcgggtgcacccaaattgatttctgagtatatggtctgttccatgcaaaccgtgaatctatcttgcatcaagattagcactatctcaaaatagaccaaaccaagcttttacttgagccctttacctaagagtaccatcaggtgcgtccaaaattgtttcttagcctgtggtgcattaggtgtaaaccgtacacctatcttgcaccgaaactaacactctctctaaacaaaccaaagcgagattcaatatgacaaacgtcatctaggagtcccattaggtgcgtccaaactaatttccaagcatttggtatgttccatgcaaactgtgcaactatcttgcatcaagattagctctatctccaaacagaccgaactgagcttccacttgagcctcttcaccaaggagtaccaacaggtgcgtccaaaatggtttcttagactatggtgcattaggcgcaaactgtgcacctatcttgcattgaaactaacaatgtctcaaaacagactgaagcaagattccatatgacacgtcatctaggcgttccattgggtgcgtccaaattgaattttgagcatatggtatgttccttgcaaaccgtggacctatcttgcatcaattttagcactatctccaaatagaccaaaccaagcttccagttgagcctctttaactaggagtacaaacaggtgcgtccaaattggtttcttagactacggtgcattaggtacatactgtgcacctatcttgcactgaaactaacattgtctccaaacgaaccaaagcgagattccatatgacacacgtcatctaggagttccatctggtgcatccaaagtgattctaagcacatggtacgttccatgcaaactatgcaactatcttgcatcaatattagcactatctccgaacagaccaaatcgagctttcacttgagcccctttacctatgtgtaccatcgggtgcatccaaaatggtttcttatcctatggtgcattaggtgccaaccgtgcacctatcttgcactgaaacagacaatgtctccaaacagaccgaagcgagattccatatgacacacgttatctaggagttccattgggtgagtccaaattggtttctaagcatatggtatgttccttgcaaatcatgcacctatcttgcatcaagattagcactatctccaaatagatcaaactgagcttccacttgagcctcttcactgaagtaccaacagatgcttccaaaatggtttcttagactatggtgtattaggcgcaaaccatacacatatcttgcaccgaaactaacattgtttctaaacagaccaaagcgagattccatatgacacacgtcatcaaggagttctatcgggtgcgtccaaattaatttctaagcatatggtacgttccatgcaaaccgtgcatctatcttgcatcaagattagcactatcttcaaacaaagcaaaccgagctttcacttaagccttttacctaggagtaccatcgggtgcgtccaaaatggtttcttagcctatgctgcattaggtgcaaaccttgcacctatcttgcaccgaaactaacacaatctccaaacagaccgaagcaagattccgtatgacacacatcatctaggagttccattgggagcatccaaattgatacCCTAGCACTTGGTATGTTCCAGTGGCGAAGCCACGTAGTTGGTGGTGGATGCGGATGCACCCCCcagaaaataaaaaacaagTAATTAGCATCAGATTTTGGCCATGTATGCACCCCCCTTGGGCCAATATGCTGCACCCCCCACAGCCCAGCCGAGAGCAGGAAGCCCAATGAGCCCATCGCAGGAAGATGAAAAGCACAGCACGTAAACTCTACTGCTTTCCCTCGTGCCGCATCCGTCGCGACGCCGCGGCGGTCTCTCTTCCCATCGCCTCTCGGCCTCTGCAATCCATCGTCCATCGCGAGTAGCCGACGAGTGCCTGAGTTTGCCGATCTAGCCGAGTAGCCGACGAGTGTCTGAGTTTGCAACAtcgctgcctgcctgcctgaacTCCTGAAGCCTGAAGGCCGAAGTTCAGAATACTGCTGTTGTCAATTTCTTTCTCCTGAAGTTCAGAAAGCTGCTTATAAGGCACGTAAGTACTACTCTATTTCTTGTAGATAATTGTCTCTATTTCTTTCTCAAGTTATTTACTAGATACTGTATTGTATATACTGCAGATTAATTCATTAATCCATGGAAAAATATTTCAAAAGAAAGGCACCAGAGCCAGATAGTGCCAACAATGCTCGCAATTTGTGTTTGGATGACATCAACTGGGAAGATGAGATCAAGTATGATCCAGGGCTGCGGAAACAAATTGATGAGTACCATCCTAATCTTAGAGAACTGGTGAGAAGGAAGTACTTGGAAAAAGGGCCTTGTCAACCTCGCACATTTAGTTTTCCTGTGAAAAATATTGGAGGAGGGCCAAGAAGATTTATTCCAGAGTGGTTTGATGAGTTTGGAAACTGGCTTGAATACAGTGAATCTAAGGACAGGGCATActgttttttttgtttcctaTTCAGAGAAAAGAAGGATGGTGGCTATGAAGCTTTTGTGAAAAATGGTTGGAATGGTTTTCATAGAAAACAAAGGCTCAAAGATCATGTGGGTGATGTTGGTGGCTCACACTATCTAGCAATGAAGAAGTGTGAcgatttgatgcaaacaagacAACACATTGATGTGGCTTTCCGTGGTGTAAATGAAAGTGCTAAGAGGGACTACATGATTAGACTGAATGGGTCTATTGATGTTGCTAGAATGTTAGCAAAGCAAGGCTTGCCTTTCCGTGGCCATGATGAGTCGAAGGATTCTTTAAATAGAGGAAATTTCAGGGAATTTCGTGATTTTGCAGCGGAACAAAATCCAATCTTAGGAAAGGCAACAAGTAAAGGAAAATCAGAAAATAGTCTTTTGGTTTCTCCTGAGATACAAAGGGATATAGTGCACtgttttgcaaaggaggtgctACAGGCTATTTTAGATGATATTGGGAATGATTTTTTTTGCTTGCTAGTTGATGAGTCAAGAGATGTTTCTTGGAAAGAACAAATGGCTGTGGTCTTGAGATATGTAGATAAATGTGGAGTTGTGAAAGAAAGATTTGTTGGACTTGTTCATGTGAATGAAACATCTTCAGCCCATCTCAAGTCTGCTATTGATGCATTATTTGCTGAGCTTAACTTAAGTTTCAAGCAAGTCAGAGGCCAAGGATATGATGGTGCGAGCAATATGAGAGGTGAGTTCAATGGCTTGGAATCATTGATCATGAGAGAAAATAGTTCAGCTTATTATGTTCATTGTTTTGCTCACCAACTCCAATTAGTCCTTGTGGCTATTGTGAGAAAGCATAGAGGGGTCAGTGATTTTTTTACCAAGGTTTCCATGTTACTAAATGTTGTTGGTGGATCAGCTAAGAGAAGGGAAATGATTAGAGATATTAACCTTAAAGAAATGAGTAAGGCACTTGGTTGTGGGCTGCTTCAAACTGGGACAGGGTTAAATCAAGAGCAAAGTATTCAAAGGCCTGGAGATACTCGTTGGAGTTCTCATTATAAATCTCTCAAAAGTATAGTTGACATGTTTTCTACCATAGTCAAGGTACTGCAGATTGTAGAACATGATAAGGAATGGAAAATTAGACATCAAGCATCAAATCTTCTAGAGTATTTCCAGTCTTTTGACTCTATTTTCTATTTGCATCTCATGTTGACTATATTAGGAATCACAAATACCTTGTGCCTAGCACTACAGTGCAAGGATCAGGACATAGTGAATGCTATTAACTGTGTGAGAGCCACGAGATGCCAATTGGATGAGCTTAGAAGAGAAAAATGGGAAAAACTAATAGATGATGTGTATGGGTTTTGTGAGAAGAAAGATATTTCCAAATTGGAAATGGAAGATGAATATATTGATCCAAAAAAGAGGAGGCACAAATCTGGAATCACAAACAAGCATTACTATCAAGTAGATTGTTTCAATAATATTATTGATTGGCTACTTCAAGAGCT
Coding sequences:
- the LOC8155323 gene encoding uncharacterized protein LOC8155323 codes for the protein MEKYFKRKAPEPDSANNARNLCLDDINWEDEIKYDPGLRKQIDEYHPNLRELVRRKYLEKGPCQPRTFSFPVKNIGGGPRRFIPEWFDEFGNWLEYSESKDRAYCFFCFLFREKKDGGYEAFVKNGWNGFHRKQRLKDHVGDVGGSHYLAMKKCDDLMQTRQHIDVAFRGVNESAKRDYMIRLNGSIDVARMLAKQGLPFRGHDESKDSLNRGNFREFRDFAAEQNPILGKATSKGKSENSLLVSPEIQRDIVHCFAKEVLQAILDDIGNDFFCLLVDESRDVSWKEQMAVVLRYVDKCGVVKERFVGLVHVNETSSAHLKSAIDALFAELNLSFKQVRGQGYDGASNMRGITNTLCLALQCKDQDIVNAINCVRATRCQLDELRREKWEKLIDDVYGFCEKKDISKLEMEDEYIDPKKRRHKSGITNKHYYQVDCFNNIIDWLLQELDSRFNETSSQLLVCSASFSPRDSFCDFSVDKLLSLAKLYPHDFDFGDLRDLSNELGLYISDVRDDDRFSSIETIAELSQKMVQTRKHDRYPLVYRLMRLVLVLPVATATVERIFSGMKIVKTNLCNRIGDQFMSNCLICYIEKEEMMKITNEAVIRRFMKMRERRFDDN